One genomic window of Centropristis striata isolate RG_2023a ecotype Rhode Island chromosome 20, C.striata_1.0, whole genome shotgun sequence includes the following:
- the vent gene encoding ventral expressed homeobox yields MAHFSVEWLSKSYYEDSEVQRENEEFKKEPRCHYPPTSPNNSCCYTSGSESEVGEDSEGEAGQQRRMRTKFTSEQISKLESAFSKHRYLGAMQRRRISERLKLSETQVKTWFQNRRMKLKREVQDLRPDFRSVQDLRLDFRSVQDLRPDFRSVPAALVFQHPALSGQLPGAASGFSRQQQPLRSASLPAALLQQPRPLPVLRPPHFY; encoded by the exons ATGGCTCACTTCTCTGTGGAATGGCTCTCTAAGAGTTATTATGAGGATTCAGAAGTCCAAAGAGAAAATGAGGAATTTAAGAAGGAACCGAGATGCCACTACCCCCCCACATCACCAAACA ATAGCTGCTGCTACACTTCGGGCTCTGAGAGTGAGGTGGGGGAGGACAGCGAGGGGGAGGCCGGCCAGCAGAGAAGGATGAGGACCAAGTTCACCTCCGAGCAGATCAGCAAGCTGGAAAGTGCGTTCAGCAAGCACAGATACCTGGGAGCCATGCAGAGGAGGAGGATCTCAGAGAGGCTGAAGCTCTCTGAGACTCAG GTGAAAACCTGGTTTCAGAACCGGAGGATGAAGCTGAAACGGGAAGTCCAGGACCTGCGGCCCGACTTCCGGTCCGTCCAGGACCTGCGACTCGACTTCCGGTCCGTCCAGGACCTGCGGCCTGACTTCCGGTCCGTTCCCGCCGCCCTCGTGTTTCAGCACCCCGCGCTGAGCGGACAGCTCCCCGGCGCCGCCAGCGGCTTCTCCCGGCAGCAGCAGCCGCTCCGCAGCGCCTCCCTGCCGGCCGCGCTGCTCCAGCAGCCCCGGCCCCTCCCGGTCCTCAGGCCTCCACACTTCTACTGA